In Oryza sativa Japonica Group chromosome 3, ASM3414082v1, one DNA window encodes the following:
- the LOC4331352 gene encoding uncharacterized protein: protein MAAAAARLLLLAVVAAVFLLSPAAAGRPCGHAQTLLISFSSVSRPNPDPNNPTPLTTTVVTVLRVRRLGPHHPLQIPRPDPLPAASDAASSVQERAKDILVVVSGLLFGFGCGALTAATMYLVWSLLASTCAPSYDEVYGEDDDDELSDSESPKKAGYVIIHDAEQYVGGKN, encoded by the coding sequence atggccgccgccgccgcccgcctcctcctcctcgccgtcgtcgccgcggtgttcctcctctcccccgcggcagCCGGGCGCCCCTGCGGCCACGCCCAGACGCTCctcatctccttctcctccgtCTCCAGGCCCAACCCCGACCCCAACAACCCCACTCCCCTCACCACCACCGTCGTCACCGTCCTCCGCGTCCGCCGCCTCGGCCCCCACCACCCCCTCCAGATCCCCCGCCCCgatcccctccccgccgcctccgacgcCGCCTCGTCCGTCCAGGAGCGCGCCAAGgacatcctcgtcgtcgtctccggcctCCTCTTCGGCTTCGGCTGCGGCGCCCTCACCGCCGCGACCATGTACCTCGTCTGGTCCCTCCTCGCCTCCACCTGCGCTCCTTCCTACGACGAGGTCTacggcgaagacgacgacgacgagctgtcCGACTCCGAGAGCCCCAAGAAGGCCGGATACGTCATCATCCACGACGCCGAACAGTACGTCGGCGGTAAGAACTAG